From Actinomyces slackii, a single genomic window includes:
- a CDS encoding MarR family transcriptional regulator, translated as MSTTDIRTAEPTTCGQDEVVVTSCGQEVVEPAKTCGQEPVEPAETCGQQAAEPAETCGQEVVEPAKTCGQQPAEPAETCGQEAVEPAETCGQEAVEPAETCGQQPAEPAETCGQEAAEPAKTCGQQPAEPAETCGQQPAEPAKTCGQEAAEPAETCGQEPAEPAKTCGQQAAEPAETRGQVASRHRRLDDLEMDSWRSFLAASTSVTARLNHELEAGCGISMHEYEILVRLSEAPKHSMRMSTLAERVSHSRSRLTHTVGRLEREGYVVRVSCSSDKRGVNCELTEEGLAFLRNAAPVHLDGVRRHVVDRLSRDQLELLSELMKVISEAPTVQAAPVSVPPQTLSA; from the coding sequence GTGTCCACCACCGACATTCGGACTGCTGAGCCCACCACCTGCGGCCAGGATGAGGTCGTGGTGACCTCGTGTGGCCAGGAGGTTGTCGAGCCTGCCAAGACCTGTGGGCAGGAACCCGTCGAGCCCGCCGAGACCTGTGGGCAGCAGGCTGCTGAGCCCGCTGAGACCTGCGGCCAGGAGGTTGTCGAGCCTGCCAAGACCTGCGGGCAGCAGCCGGCTGAGCCCGCCGAGACCTGCGGCCAGGAGGCCGTCGAGCCCGCCGAGACCTGCGGCCAGGAGGCCGTCGAGCCCGCCGAGACCTGCGGCCAGCAGCCCGCTGAGCCCGCCGAGACCTGCGGCCAGGAGGCCGCCGAGCCTGCCAAGACCTGCGGGCAGCAGCCCGCTGAGCCCGCCGAGACCTGCGGGCAGCAGCCCGCTGAGCCCGCCAAGACCTGCGGGCAAGAGGCTGCCGAGCCCGCCGAGACCTGTGGCCAGGAGCCTGCCGAGCCCGCCAAGACCTGCGGCCAGCAGGCCGCTGAGCCTGCTGAGACCCGCGGGCAGGTCGCTTCTCGCCACCGCCGGCTCGACGACCTGGAGATGGACTCCTGGCGGTCCTTCCTGGCGGCCTCAACCTCGGTGACCGCTCGACTCAACCATGAGCTCGAGGCCGGCTGCGGCATCTCCATGCACGAGTACGAGATCCTCGTCCGCCTCTCCGAGGCCCCCAAGCACTCCATGCGCATGTCCACGCTGGCCGAGCGCGTCTCCCACTCCCGCTCCCGGCTGACCCACACGGTGGGGCGCCTGGAGAGGGAGGGCTACGTCGTGCGTGTCTCCTGCTCCTCGGATAAGCGCGGTGTCAACTGCGAGTTGACCGAGGAGGGCCTGGCCTTCCTGCGCAATGCGGCTCCGGTTCACCTTGACGGAGTGCGCCGCCATGTGGTCGACCGCCTCAGCCGCGACCAGTTGGAACTGCTCTCCGAGCTCATGAAGGTGATCTCCGAGGCGCCCACGGTGCAGGCCGCGCCCGTGTCGGTCCCGCCCCAGACGCTGTCGGCCTGA